In Acinetobacter sp. TGL-Y2, a genomic segment contains:
- the ung gene encoding uracil-DNA glycosylase, which translates to MQLTEHDMTKLNQVRLEEGWKNSLTEFLLSARMDQLRAFLKAEIQADKVIYPPSSLIFSALNTTPLSQVKAVIIGQDPYHGPNQAHGLSFSVQKGLALPPSLRNIFHELNSDLGIAPAKHGNLTQWAEEGVLLLNSVLTVEAGQPTSHQKQGWEDFTDAVIDILNQEREHIVFILWGAYAQRKGQRIDQERHLVLKAAHPSPLAANRGGFFGCKAFSKTNNYLKQNGIEPIKWQLEA; encoded by the coding sequence ATGCAGTTGACCGAACACGACATGACGAAGTTAAATCAGGTTCGGTTAGAAGAGGGCTGGAAAAATAGTTTGACTGAATTTTTGCTCAGTGCACGTATGGATCAACTGCGCGCATTTTTAAAAGCTGAGATTCAGGCAGATAAAGTGATTTATCCACCTAGCTCGCTTATATTCAGTGCATTGAACACCACACCTTTAAGTCAAGTCAAAGCGGTGATTATTGGTCAAGATCCTTATCATGGACCGAATCAAGCACATGGTTTAAGCTTTTCAGTGCAAAAGGGGCTTGCATTGCCTCCATCTTTACGTAATATCTTTCACGAGTTGAATTCGGATTTGGGCATAGCACCGGCTAAACACGGTAACTTGACCCAATGGGCTGAAGAAGGTGTATTGCTTCTAAACAGTGTACTCACTGTAGAAGCGGGTCAGCCGACATCGCATCAAAAACAAGGTTGGGAAGATTTCACCGATGCGGTGATTGATATACTGAATCAAGAGCGTGAGCATATTGTGTTTATTCTTTGGGGTGCATACGCACAACGCAAGGGACAACGCATAGATCAAGAAAGACATTTGGTGCTTAAAGCAGCGCATCCGTCTCCGTTGGCGGCGAACCGGGGTGGCTTTTTTGGTTGTAAGGCGTTTTCAAAAACGAATAATTATCTTAAACAAAATGGCATTGAGCCAATTAAGTGGCAGCTGGAAGCATGA
- the tadA gene encoding tRNA adenosine(34) deaminase TadA produces MTVVQSKNDEQWMQLAYAQAALAADIGEIPVGAVIVSQGQVIGQGFNSPISQQDPTAHAELVAIRQACLNIQNYRLPEDATLYVTLEPCTMCVGALIHSRIQRVVFAATEPKAGSLVSARQLLNNNGYYNHVFEFSAGCMQEQCSQQLSDFFRMRREQKKQLRLQQKKQNQPQNE; encoded by the coding sequence ATGACGGTTGTACAAAGTAAGAATGATGAACAGTGGATGCAGCTTGCCTATGCGCAGGCTGCATTGGCCGCTGATATTGGGGAAATTCCAGTCGGAGCGGTCATTGTCAGTCAAGGACAAGTGATTGGGCAGGGGTTTAATAGCCCGATTAGTCAACAAGACCCAACCGCACATGCTGAACTGGTGGCAATACGTCAGGCTTGTCTCAATATTCAAAATTATCGCTTGCCTGAAGATGCAACGCTATATGTGACTTTAGAGCCATGTACGATGTGTGTAGGTGCATTGATTCATTCCAGAATCCAGCGCGTGGTTTTCGCGGCAACTGAACCCAAAGCTGGTTCACTGGTCAGTGCCCGCCAACTGCTCAATAACAATGGTTATTACAACCATGTGTTTGAGTTTTCAGCAGGCTGTATGCAAGAACAATGTTCACAGCAATTGTCTGATTTTTTCAGGATGCGCCGAGAGCAAAAGAAGCAGCTTCGGTTACAACAAAAAAAACAAAATCAGCCACAGAATGAATGA
- a CDS encoding 6-pyruvoyl trahydropterin synthase family protein, translated as MLIRKLFKFENAHIVRNCTSDRCKRSIHGHSYKVELLLKASKLDHGQMVYDFGLLKGVIKDLYDSFDHAICFWQEDNSEYIQACKTFSARWVSLPVSPSAEQFSRIFFYLAQQVLKSTVTQNGEGDVEVYSVIVHETDTGYAQSFAEDINNAQMGLLALDQIIFSEQIESEWTDPSMYQHLKSGLAFENPVVDLQVNV; from the coding sequence ATGTTAATCCGTAAGTTATTTAAATTTGAAAATGCACATATTGTGCGTAATTGCACCTCCGATCGCTGTAAGCGGTCTATTCATGGTCATAGCTATAAAGTCGAGTTATTGTTAAAAGCGTCGAAACTTGATCATGGACAAATGGTGTATGATTTTGGTTTGCTTAAAGGGGTGATTAAAGATCTTTATGATAGCTTTGATCATGCCATTTGCTTTTGGCAAGAAGACAATTCAGAATATATTCAAGCGTGTAAGACGTTTAGCGCAAGATGGGTATCTTTACCTGTATCACCATCAGCTGAACAGTTCTCTCGCATCTTCTTCTATTTGGCACAGCAAGTTTTAAAATCAACTGTGACCCAAAATGGCGAAGGCGATGTTGAAGTTTATTCGGTCATCGTGCATGAAACTGATACGGGTTATGCACAAAGTTTTGCTGAAGATATTAATAATGCCCAAATGGGTTTATTGGCTTTGGATCAAATCATATTTTCAGAACAAATTGAGTCTGAATGGACAGATCCAAGCATGTATCAACATTTAAAATCAGGCTTGGCATTTGAAAACCCAGTCGTTGATTTACAAGTGAATGTATAA
- a CDS encoding enoyl-CoA hydratase/isomerase family protein: MTISPDIHQYHPDLIVEEANNGWRVIRLNRPKSLHALDESIVTALLQVFQDFHQDDAVKAIWLDSTTPKAFCAGGDVRKLRQLVINNEADAANKFFEQEYALDLLLHNYAKPIVVWGEGYVMGGGLGLFMAAPFRLVTPYSRLAMPEVNIGLYPDVGASRFLADRGPVGLFTGLTGSIMTAAGAYGIGWATHICDTQRDVVLQKLVSIDWDHYPAGDFRALDDTLNSLHRPVSPGPLQISLDVIHSVCRGAHFEADYEAIIGLSDARSDWLRQASENLEKGSPSTAAITWLLWQWGRQVHSWQEVFDLETQISDWKIRHPDFVEGVRARLVDKDLSPEWAATESMSLKAILGSNPPITNIESWNALLKHHGIIEA, encoded by the coding sequence ATGACTATTTCTCCTGATATACATCAGTATCACCCAGACTTGATCGTTGAAGAGGCGAATAATGGCTGGCGTGTGATTCGTTTAAACCGTCCAAAATCTTTACACGCACTGGATGAGTCGATTGTGACTGCACTTTTGCAAGTCTTTCAAGATTTTCATCAAGATGACGCGGTAAAAGCAATTTGGTTGGATTCAACTACACCTAAAGCGTTTTGTGCGGGTGGGGACGTTCGTAAGTTACGCCAATTGGTGATTAATAACGAGGCAGATGCTGCCAATAAATTCTTTGAGCAAGAGTATGCTTTAGATTTACTGCTACATAACTATGCGAAACCGATTGTCGTTTGGGGCGAAGGTTATGTTATGGGCGGTGGTTTAGGTTTGTTCATGGCTGCACCATTTCGTCTGGTGACGCCTTATTCACGTTTGGCTATGCCTGAAGTGAATATTGGTCTATATCCGGATGTAGGTGCAAGTCGCTTCTTAGCAGACCGTGGACCGGTAGGCTTATTTACAGGCTTGACCGGTTCAATCATGACTGCGGCAGGTGCTTATGGTATTGGTTGGGCAACGCATATTTGTGATACTCAGCGTGACGTGGTTCTGCAAAAGCTTGTTTCAATCGATTGGGATCATTACCCCGCGGGTGATTTCCGTGCGTTAGATGACACGTTAAACAGTCTACACCGTCCAGTATCGCCAGGACCTTTGCAAATCTCTTTGGATGTGATTCATAGTGTATGTCGCGGTGCTCACTTTGAAGCTGATTATGAAGCGATCATTGGTTTAAGTGATGCGCGAAGTGATTGGCTTCGTCAAGCCAGTGAAAACCTCGAAAAAGGTTCGCCAAGTACCGCAGCCATTACTTGGTTACTGTGGCAATGGGGACGTCAAGTTCATTCATGGCAAGAAGTTTTTGATCTTGAGACTCAAATTTCAGATTGGAAAATTCGTCATCCAGATTTTGTTGAAGGGGTGCGTGCACGTTTAGTCGATAAAGACTTGTCTCCTGAATGGGCGGCAACCGAATCGATGAGTCTAAAAGCAATCTTGGGTTCAAACCCGCCTATCACCAATATTGAAAGTTGGAATGCATTACTTAAACATCACGGTATTATTGAAGCTTAA
- the cmk gene encoding (d)CMP kinase: MTIHIITIDGPSGSGKGTLAAKLAQHYQYHLLDSGAIYRLLGLSLHQKDLIDSLDQILILEQCVEIATHLDIKFISDVKGTQIYLDDIDVTETIRTERVGEFASKVAAIPALRVALFERQRIFAQVPGLVADGRDMATTVFPEAQAKIYLTASAESRAERRVKQLQGMGLDVKISDILSNIQARDKRDMERTVAPLKPAEDAFIIDSSNLSIENVFTLMTDYIDAQLGK, encoded by the coding sequence ATGACAATTCATATCATTACGATAGATGGGCCGAGTGGTTCAGGCAAAGGCACACTTGCTGCAAAACTTGCGCAGCATTATCAATATCATCTATTAGATTCGGGCGCAATTTATCGTTTATTGGGATTGTCTTTACATCAAAAAGATTTGATTGATTCTCTTGATCAAATATTGATTTTGGAGCAGTGCGTAGAGATTGCGACACATTTAGACATCAAATTTATCAGTGATGTAAAAGGTACTCAAATCTACCTTGATGATATTGATGTCACTGAAACCATCCGCACTGAACGTGTGGGTGAATTTGCATCAAAAGTTGCAGCGATTCCTGCACTTAGGGTAGCACTTTTTGAGCGCCAACGTATTTTCGCACAAGTACCAGGTTTGGTTGCAGATGGTCGAGATATGGCAACGACTGTGTTTCCTGAGGCACAAGCCAAGATATATTTGACTGCTTCTGCTGAATCTCGTGCTGAACGACGTGTAAAGCAGTTGCAGGGTATGGGGCTAGATGTTAAAATAAGCGACATTTTATCTAATATCCAAGCACGTGATAAGCGTGATATGGAGAGAACTGTGGCGCCCCTTAAGCCGGCAGAGGATGCATTCATTATCGATAGCTCAAATTTGAGTATTGAAAATGTCTTTACTCTGATGACCGATTATATTGACGCGCAGTTGGGTAAATAA
- a CDS encoding SRPBCC family protein: protein MNSIQVKQEFNAPLETVFELLSKHATYNQVFAPVQVERIKDAADPQRPDGVGSVRKMGIGPIKPLQEQITLLDVNERIEYQIIKNPLIKHHLGMIEFKAIDANKTLVTYTIELQARAPFVSKLILAQLKLAITLGFKKLAKTLV, encoded by the coding sequence ATGAACTCAATCCAAGTTAAACAAGAATTTAATGCGCCGCTCGAAACTGTTTTTGAGCTTTTATCAAAACACGCCACCTATAATCAGGTCTTCGCGCCGGTTCAGGTTGAACGAATTAAAGATGCCGCAGATCCACAGCGTCCTGATGGTGTCGGTTCAGTACGTAAAATGGGTATTGGTCCGATTAAACCACTTCAAGAGCAAATTACGCTTTTGGATGTCAATGAACGTATTGAATATCAGATTATTAAAAATCCATTGATTAAGCATCATTTAGGTATGATTGAATTTAAAGCTATTGATGCAAATAAAACCTTAGTTACTTACACGATTGAATTGCAGGCAAGAGCGCCATTTGTGAGTAAATTAATACTTGCACAGCTTAAACTTGCGATTACACTGGGTTTCAAGAAGTTGGCAAAAACGCTAGTTTAA